One window of Jannaschia sp. CCS1 genomic DNA carries:
- a CDS encoding DUF427 domain-containing protein: protein MADHISIRTASGTWVVRASGAVLGESANALELTEGSSAPVIYFPRSDIAMSFLEKTTSTTRCPYKGTATYFTVSGPDGESVDAAWSYEDPNADVSAIAGHIAFYTDRVTVEKL, encoded by the coding sequence ATGGCCGATCATATCTCGATCCGCACCGCATCGGGAACTTGGGTGGTTCGCGCCAGTGGTGCCGTTCTGGGCGAAAGCGCGAATGCGCTGGAGCTGACCGAAGGCTCCTCTGCCCCGGTCATCTACTTCCCGCGCAGCGACATCGCCATGAGTTTTCTGGAGAAAACGACATCAACCACACGCTGTCCGTACAAGGGCACGGCCACGTATTTCACGGTCTCCGGCCCCGATGGAGAGAGTGTCGACGCGGCATGGAGCTATGAGGATCCAAACGCCGACGTCAGCGCAATCGCCGGACACATTGCCTTCTACACCGATCGGGTTACGGTCGAGAAACTGTAG